A DNA window from Candidatus Sulfidibacterium hydrothermale contains the following coding sequences:
- a CDS encoding glycosyltransferase family 2 protein: MKLSVIIVNYNVKYFLEQCLTSVKKALEKLDGEVFVVDNNSVDGSVEMVRAKFPEVRLIVNRENLGFAKANNQAMKQARGEYLLLLNPDTVVEDDTFEKTVAFMDEHPDAGGLGVKMVDGTGRFLPESKRGFPTPLTAFYKIFGLSALFPHSKRFSQYHLGYLDENEIHPVDVLAGAFMLLRKSVIEEIGGLDEDFFMYGEDIDLSYRIKQAGYTNYYFPETRIIHYKGESTKKSSVNYVLVFYRAMVIFARKHLSAKQAGVFTFLIHIAIYFRAFLALLSRFFRRIWLPLLDLSLLSTGVFLMKWFWEKNIVYMHGGHYPLFYIHFVLPTYIFIWILSVFVSGGYDRPYRMKPVVTGMLSGTVLILILYALLPDDLRFSRGQILADAFWGTASLSLLRFLLYVLKVPGFSLGKQPNRRFLVIGDEEEARRVAAILKESYGSPGFVGLISPDEKTVKPQGFIGNMAQVKDIITIFAIDEVIFCSKNISHQTIIDKMTLWKSEQVDFKIAPEDSLSIIGSKSINTRDELYTVDIHSVDKPVNKRIKRLFDCVMAVILLVLYPVAVWFVENPGGFLMNIFRVLAGSRTWVGYAPVEKNTVHLPEIKPGVLSLADGLKDGESVDEETKQKLNVLYARDYKMIKDFNLVFAAFRKLGRRR, from the coding sequence ATGAAACTTTCCGTTATCATTGTTAACTATAATGTGAAATATTTTCTGGAGCAATGTCTTACTTCGGTAAAAAAGGCTTTGGAAAAGTTAGACGGTGAAGTTTTTGTGGTGGACAATAATTCCGTGGATGGCTCTGTCGAGATGGTCCGGGCAAAATTTCCGGAAGTGCGGCTGATCGTCAACCGGGAAAACCTGGGATTTGCCAAAGCCAACAATCAGGCGATGAAACAGGCCCGGGGAGAATATCTTCTCCTTTTAAATCCGGATACGGTGGTCGAAGATGATACCTTTGAAAAAACGGTGGCTTTTATGGACGAGCACCCGGATGCCGGCGGACTGGGAGTGAAGATGGTGGATGGAACCGGTCGTTTTCTTCCGGAGTCGAAACGCGGATTTCCCACTCCGTTGACCGCTTTTTATAAAATATTTGGCTTGTCGGCTCTTTTCCCGCATTCAAAACGCTTTTCGCAGTATCATCTGGGCTATCTGGATGAAAATGAGATTCATCCGGTGGATGTGCTGGCGGGCGCTTTTATGCTTTTACGGAAAAGTGTGATTGAAGAAATTGGCGGCCTGGATGAAGATTTTTTCATGTATGGCGAAGATATCGACCTTTCTTACCGTATAAAACAGGCCGGTTATACCAATTATTATTTCCCCGAAACGCGCATCATTCATTACAAAGGCGAGAGTACCAAAAAAAGCAGCGTGAATTATGTGCTGGTTTTTTACCGGGCCATGGTGATTTTTGCAAGGAAACATTTGTCGGCAAAACAGGCGGGCGTTTTTACTTTTCTGATTCATATTGCCATCTATTTCAGGGCTTTTCTGGCCTTGTTGTCCCGTTTCTTTCGGCGGATATGGCTGCCGTTACTCGATCTTTCTCTGCTTTCGACCGGCGTTTTTCTCATGAAATGGTTCTGGGAAAAGAATATTGTTTATATGCATGGCGGCCATTACCCTTTGTTTTATATCCATTTTGTCCTGCCAACGTATATTTTTATTTGGATTTTGTCGGTATTTGTAAGCGGAGGATATGACCGGCCGTACCGGATGAAGCCGGTGGTTACCGGGATGCTCTCCGGAACCGTACTTATTTTGATCCTTTATGCGCTTTTGCCGGATGATCTGCGTTTTTCGCGCGGCCAGATCTTGGCGGATGCTTTCTGGGGAACGGCTTCCCTTTCGCTCTTGCGGTTTTTGCTTTATGTTTTGAAAGTGCCGGGGTTCTCTTTGGGAAAACAGCCGAACAGAAGGTTCTTGGTGATTGGCGATGAAGAAGAAGCCCGGCGTGTGGCCGCGATCCTGAAAGAGTCGTATGGCTCTCCCGGTTTCGTTGGGTTGATCTCTCCCGATGAAAAGACAGTAAAACCTCAGGGATTTATTGGAAATATGGCGCAGGTGAAAGATATCATTACCATTTTTGCCATTGATGAGGTCATTTTTTGCTCTAAAAATATTTCTCATCAGACCATTATCGATAAAATGACCCTTTGGAAATCGGAGCAGGTTGATTTTAAAATTGCTCCGGAAGACAGCCTTTCCATCATCGGAAGTAAGTCTATCAATACCCGGGATGAGTTGTATACGGTGGATATCCATTCGGTGGACAAGCCGGTGAATAAACGGATAAAACGTTTGTTCGATTGCGTTATGGCGGTCATCCTTTTGGTATTGTATCCTGTAGCGGTTTGGTTTGTGGAAAACCCGGGTGGATTTCTGATGAATATCTTCCGTGTGCTGGCCGGTTCCCGGACGTGGGTAGGCTATGCGCCGGTTGAAAAAAATACGGTACACCTGCCGGAAATAAAACCGGGGGTTCTGTCTCTGGCTGACGGATTAAAAGACGGGGAGTCTGTCGATGAGGAGACAAAACAGAAATTAAATGTTTTGTATGCCCGTGATTACAAAATGATAAAGGATTTTAATTTGGTGTTTGCTGCTTTCAGGAAGCTGGGAAGAAGACGGTAA
- a CDS encoding class I SAM-dependent methyltransferase gives MGKIGKAIKAVGAIARNPWLLNHVLADDEVWQNYLHKKGYPQNGLPVVEPDTLFPDFQETLSVFAFLDGGSLPTDLALLKLFARRFPACHYFEIGTWRGESVANVADVAAACTTLNLPKETLLKKGFSEKHAALQGFFSREKSNITHLEGDSLSFDFAGLGRKYDLIFIDGDHHFESVKNDTQQVFAHLVHDKSVVVWHDYARNPEEMRPEVFAALWEGTPKEKRHRLVHVAHTLCAVYLPEKVETHPLESPVIPRLRFKLNIETHKI, from the coding sequence ATGGGAAAAATAGGAAAAGCCATAAAAGCAGTGGGAGCCATTGCCCGGAATCCGTGGCTGTTGAACCATGTTTTGGCAGATGACGAGGTCTGGCAAAACTATTTACATAAGAAAGGATATCCGCAAAATGGTTTGCCGGTGGTCGAACCGGACACGTTATTTCCTGATTTTCAGGAAACCTTGTCGGTTTTTGCTTTTCTCGACGGGGGCTCTTTGCCTACCGATTTGGCTTTGTTGAAGTTGTTCGCCCGGCGTTTCCCGGCATGTCATTATTTCGAAATTGGTACCTGGCGTGGCGAGAGTGTAGCCAATGTGGCCGATGTAGCTGCTGCATGTACCACCTTGAATTTGCCAAAAGAAACATTACTCAAAAAAGGATTCTCCGAAAAACATGCCGCTTTGCAGGGGTTTTTCTCCCGTGAAAAAAGCAATATAACCCATCTTGAAGGCGATTCTCTTTCGTTTGATTTTGCTGGGTTGGGCCGGAAATATGATTTGATTTTTATTGATGGAGATCATCATTTCGAATCGGTAAAAAATGATACGCAGCAGGTTTTTGCGCATTTGGTTCACGATAAAAGCGTGGTGGTATGGCACGATTATGCCCGGAATCCTGAAGAAATGCGTCCCGAAGTATTTGCTGCTTTGTGGGAAGGAACACCAAAAGAAAAGCGGCATCGTCTTGTACATGTCGCGCATACCCTTTGTGCGGTTTATCTGCCCGAAAAGGTGGAAACTCATCCCTTGGAATCTCCTGTGATTCCCCGTTTGCGCTTTAAGCTGAATATTGAAACACACAAAATTTAG